A single region of the Gossypium arboreum isolate Shixiya-1 chromosome 12, ASM2569848v2, whole genome shotgun sequence genome encodes:
- the LOC108473757 gene encoding uncharacterized protein LOC108473757 yields the protein MGDMEFQQRWEFRRNDDELDSSFDDSVSSDGSLIRKQKLVSRLISLDDDESSEISRLKQKDNENPAKEDQINVGKVKKRKTRNMSSRNKMKKDSVEKVDLQKGETSGYDHHAPLDDLKNFMDSLLKDLKVTRESLLKWLMDEMQKLVTDHPRGKKPGDDKVQLQTRKKSKKVEDQNGKVHMESTRLRHSSKTDKCTRVQQQNKLQVLIRDEESNNKQHQNGFGYGMDRSLIRFPTGNTATGSTDYFNTLGDRLGPGKVVELITSSKRKGDSSLIAAANPNLQTSDTDQNVQVHCHTGVVLAIEAQKAKSGSMKRSAKGKETVDLRDHHQVPEDQASHGQGITTAGAGTNIEKPGSSVVQNFLSSPFGQAPWAIYPTLPTLLNDPKFANQGLDASSYNHVVPRVNQMLEPGSNQGSFPVIPPDETIQRFAWMGSSTPTSGIGTGFPFPFHQGLDFGLSIPNPKQVSPQNLSQETNKPLGLKMNGGATKFSSGSYNLPEHNAAHNHHSHGRLISYQMQNLKDGHLFLQ from the coding sequence ATGGGAGATATGGAATTTCAGCAGCGTTGGGAGTTCAGGAGGAACGATGATGAACTCGATTCTTCATTCGATGATTCAGTATCGAGTGACGGGTCACTTATCAGAAAGCAGAAGCTGGTCTCAAGATTGATTTCACTTGATGATGATGAAAGTAGTGAAATTAGTAGACTTAAGCAGAAGGACAATGAGAATCCTGCAAAAGAGGATCAAATTAATGTTGGGAAGGTTAAGAAAAGGAAAACTAGGAATATGAGCAGCAGGAACAAAATGAAGAAGGATTCTGTTGAAAAAGTTGATTTGCAGAAGGGTGAAACAAGTGGTTATGATCACCATGCCCCATTGGATGATCTTAAAAACTTCATGGATTCATTGTTAAAAGATCTTAAAGTTACAAGAGAAAGTTTATTGAAATGGTTGATGGATGAAATGCAAAAATTGGTGACTGATCATCCAAGGGGAAAAAAACCTGGAGATGACAAGGTTCAATTGCAGACAAGGAAAAAATCTAAAAAAGTTGAAGATCAAAATGGAAAAGTTCACATGGAAAGCACGCGACTTCGACACTCGAGTAAGACTGACAAATGCACTCGAGTCCAACAGCAAAACAAGCTGCAGGTACTGATTCGAGATGAGGAGAGCAATAACAAGCAGCATCAGAATGGTTTCGGATATGGCATGGATAGATCTTTAATTAGATTTCCTACAGGTAATACTGCTACTGGTTCTACTGATTATTTCAATACATTAGGAGATCGACTCGGGCCTGGAAAAGTTGTTGAACTTATTACTTCATCAAAAAGGAAAGGAGATAGCTCGTTGATAGCTGCTGCGAATCCTAATCTTCAAACAAGTGATACTGATCAAAATGTTCAAGTCCATTGTCATACTGGTGTTGTTTTAGCCATAGAGGCTCAAAAAGCCAAGAGTGGATCTATGAAGAGGAGTGCGAAAGGTAAGGAGACCGTTGATCTCCGCGATCACCATCAAGTACCTGAAGATCAAGCGAGCCATGGCCAAGGCATTACAACCGCAGGCGCCGGTACTAACATAGAAAAGCCGGGATCATCGGTTGTTCAAAATTTTCTGTCTAGTCCCTTTGGTCAGGCACCTTGGGCAATATATCCCACGTTACCAACTCTTCTAAATGACCCAAAATTTGCAAATCAGGGGCTTGATGCTTCATCATACAACCATGTGGTACCAAGAGTGAACCAAATGCTGGAACCAGGTTCTAATCAAGGATCATTTCCAGTTATCCCACCAGACGAAACCATTCAAAGATTCGCATGGATGGGATCCAGCACCCCAACTTCTGGTATTGGAACTGGATTTCCTTTCCCATTTCATCAGGGTCTAGATTTTGGTTTAAGCATTCCAAATCCAAAACAAGTCAGCCCACAAAATCTTTCACAAGAAACTAACAAACCCCTGGGCTTGAAGATGAATGGTGGAGCTACAAAGTTCTCTAGTGGAAGCTATAATTTACCAGAACATAATGCTGCACACAATCACCATAGCCATGGAAGACTTATATCATATCAGATGCAAAACCTTAAAGATGGTCATCTTTTCCTACAGTAA
- the LOC108473756 gene encoding signal peptide peptidase-like 2 — MDLQFFCRVFLITALISLVCQVCSVTAGDIVHDDDLAPKKPGCENDFVLVKVQTWVDGIEDAEFVGVGARFGTTIVSKEKNANQRRLILSDPRDCCSAPKNKLANDVIMVDRGHCKFTTKANHAQAAHASAILIINNQKELYKMVCEPDETDLDIHIPAVMLPQDAGTSLEKMLISNSSVSVQLYSPTRPLVDIAEVFLWLMAVGTILCASYWSAWSAREAAIEQDKLLKDALDEIPDTRPVGSGGIVDINTTSAILFVVVASCFLVMLYKLMSYWFVELLVVLFCIGGVEGLQTCSVALLSRWFKRAGKSYIKVPLFGTLSYLTLAVSPFCIAFAVVWAVYRNVSFAWIGQDILGIALMITVLQIVHVPNLKVGTVLLSCAFLYDIFWVFVSKKLFHESVMIVVARGDRSGEDGIPMLLKIPRMFDPWGGYSIIGFGDILLPGLLITFSLRYDWLANKTLRAGYFLWAMIAYGLGLLITYVALNLMDGHGQPALLYIVPFTLGTFLTLGKKRGDLRVLWTRGEPERPCPHIRLEHQHHEELDDDNH, encoded by the exons ATGGATTTGCAGTTTTTTTGCAGGGTATTCTTAATTACAGCCCTGATTTCACTTGTCTGTCAAGTATGCTCTGTTACAGCCGGTGATATAGTGCACGACGATGATTTAGCTCCAAAGAAGCCGGGTTGTGAGAACGATTTCGTTCTG GTCAAAGTTCAAACTTGGGTCGATGGCATAGAGGATGCCGAGTTTGTCGGTGTAGGTGCCAGATTTGGTACTACTATAGTATCGAAGGAGAAAAATGCAAATCAAAGACGCCTCATTCTTTCTGACCCTCGCGATTGTTGTAGTGCCCCGAAGAATAag CTTGCTAATGATGTCATTATGGTGGACCGAGGTCACTGCAAATTCACAACCAAGGCAAACCATGCACAGGCAGCTCATGCTTCAGCTATTCTCATTATAAATAACCAAAAGG AACTCTACAAGATGGTATGTGAGCCTGATGAAACTGATCTAGATATACATATACCTGCTGTCATGCTCCCACAAGATGCTGGTACAAGCTTGGAGAAAATGCTGATTAGTAATTCATCAG TGTCTGTACAGCTTTACTCTCCGACACGACCGCTAGTTGACATAGCTGAAGTGTTTCTATGGTTGATGGCTGTTGGTACCATATTGTGTGCTTCATATTGGTCCGCATGGAGTGCAAGAGAAGCCGCAATTGAGCAGGACAAACTATTAAAG GATGCCTTGGATGAAATTCCAGACACCAGACCTGTAGGTTCTGGTGGAATTGTGGACATCAACACTACATCAGCCATCTTATTTGTTGTTGTTGCTTCTTGCTTCTTGGTTATGCTTTACAAACTTATGTCATATTGGTTTGTTGAGCTCTTGGTGGTTCTTTTCTGCATAGGTGGTGTGGAG GGTCTTCAAACTTGCTCGGTTGCTTTACTGTCAAg GTGGTTCAAGCGTGCTGGAAAATCATACATTAAAGTGCCTTTATTTGGAACTCTCTCATACCTTACATTGGCTGTTTCCCCTTTCTGCATAGCATTTGCTGTTGTTTGGGCTGTTTACCGCAATGTTTCCTTTGCTTGGATAGGTCAAGATATACTA GGAATTGCTCTTATGATCACAGTTCTGCAAATTGTCCATGTACCTAATCTCAAG GTGGGAACAGTTCTACTCAGTTGTGCCTTCTTATATGACATCTTTTGGGTATTTGTTTCGAAAAAGTTGTTCCATGAAAGCGTGATGATTGTG GTAGCTCGTGGGGATAGAAGCGGAGAGGATGGCATCCCAATGCTACTGAAGATCCCACGCATGTTTGATCCATGGGGTGGTTATAGCATAATAGGATTCGGTGACATCCTTTTACCTGGACTGTTGATAACATTTTCACTCAG GTATGATTGGCTGGCTAACAAGACTCTTCGAGCTGGCTACTTCTTGTGGGCAATGATTGCTTACGGCTTAG GTCTTCTCATTACATATGTGGCTCTAAATTTAATGGATGGACATGGTCAACCAGCACTCCTTTACATTGTCCCTTTTACACTAG GAACCTTTTTAACCCTAGGAAAAAAGAGAGGTGATCTAAGAGTTCTCTGGACAAGAGGAGAACCCGAAAGACCCTGTCCCCATATTCGACTTGAACACCAACATCATGAAGAGCTGGACGACGACAACCATTAG